The following proteins are encoded in a genomic region of Micropterus dolomieu isolate WLL.071019.BEF.003 ecotype Adirondacks linkage group LG04, ASM2129224v1, whole genome shotgun sequence:
- the LOC123969991 gene encoding solute carrier family 22 member 7-like produces the protein MKFDSILSEINGFGKFQIKLVLIQMLSRIIMPCHFLLNNFMAAVPSHHCNVNASYDGGIFGNLTLEQKLAVGIPAEQDGTLSSCQMFSKPQYQLLSGSNSSEDAFTVQCQNGWVYDNSTFKSTLATEWDLVCSKKRMNKVTATIFFSGVMFGAPLFGFLSDRFGRRPLLLVSYLSSMTFAVLSAFSTSYIMFVIMRFFTGMSLAGISIISVVLNVEWFSIEHRTFSGVIISLDWTLGNCILAGIAYYVNEWRMLILVVTSPLILAVIAWRWLPESARWLLAKGKADAAHHYIMKCAEMNNRTNCMATVTPQALLESAQAESRDDKYTFVNLFKTPNIRRLSICSGIVWYGVAFTYYGISLNISGFGLNPYLTQLIFASIEMPMKIGVYVFLEKVGRRPGEMGALLITGFCLFINVFVPKDKWVFRTVVAVLGKALSEASFTIMYLFTTELYPTVVRQNGLGYTSFLARLGVSISPLIMLLEDVWHLLPAVTYCAVAVGSGLVASLLPETLNTLLPEFIEDIEKPRIQSTRRKEIQ, from the exons ATGAAATTTGATAGCATACTTTCAGAAATTAATGGATTTGGAAAATTCCAAATCAAGCTAGTCTTGATTCAAATGCTCTCTCGAATCATTATGCCATGTCACTTCCTCCTGAATAACTTCATGGCAGCTGTTCCCTCTCACCACTGTAACGTCAATGCTTCGTATGATGGAGGCATCTTTGGGAATTTAACTCTGGAACAGAAACTTGCTGTTGGCATTCCAGCAGAGCAGGATGGGACTCTGAGCTCCTgtcagatgttttcaaagcccCAGTATCAACTTCTGTCAGGCTCAAACAGTAGCGAGGATGCATTTACTGTTCAGTGTCAGAATGGATGGGTGTATGACAACAGCACATTTAAATCTACTTTGGCAACAGAG TGGGATCTTGTATGCAGCAAAAAACGAATGAACAAAGTAACAGCCACCATCTTCTTCAGTGGTGTTATGTTTGGAGCCCCGTTATTTGGGTTTCTCAGTGACAG gtttGGCCGACGGCCGTTGCTGTTGGTGTCTTATTTGTCATCCATGACGTTTGCAGTCCTGAGTGCATTCTCCACCTCGTATATAATGTTTGTCATCATGAGATTTTTTACAGGGATGTCACTCGCAGGAATAAGTATCATTTCTGTTGTTCTAA ATGTTGAATGGTTCAGCATTGAACACAGGACCTTTTCGGGTGTAATCATAAGCCTGGATTGGACACTTGGAAACTGCATTCTGGCTGGAATTGCATACTATGTCAATGAATGGAGGATGCTCATTCTGGTCGTGACCTCACCCCTGATTCTGGCCGTAATTGCTTGGAG GTGGCTTCCAGAGTCTGCAAGGTGGCTATTGGCTAAGGGGAAGGCAGACGCTGCTCATCATTACATAATGAAATGTGCCGAGATGAACAACAGAACCAATTGTATGGCTACCGTCACACCACAG GCATTACTGGAATCTGCACAAGCTGAAAGTAGAGATGACAAGTACACTTTCGTAAATCTTTTCAAGACCCCAAATATTAGGAGGCTTTCTATATGCTCTGGTATAGTATG GTATGGAGTTGCATTTACATATTATGGGATAAGTCTGAATATCTCTGGGTTTGGATTAAACCCATACCTCACACAATTAATATTTGCATCCATCGAAATGCCAATGAAGATTGGTGTGTATGTCTTCCTGGAGAAAGTTGGTAGAAGGCCTGGTGAGATGGGAGCCCTGCTGATAACTGGTTTCTGTCTCTTCATCAACGTGTTTGTTCCAAAAG ATAAGTGGGTCTTTCGTACTGTTGTGGCAGTCCTTGGAAAAGCCCTGTCAGAAGCCTCATTCACGATCATGTACCTCTTCACAACTGAACTCTATCCTACAGTTGTACG ACAAAATGGTTTAGGTTACACCTCGTTTCTGGCAAGGCTGGGCGTGTCCATATCTCCGCTCATCATGCTGTTGGAGGACGTGTGGCACCTCCTCCCTGCGGTCACTTACTGTGCGGTGGCAGTTGGGTCTGGTTTAGTTGCGTCACTCCTGCCTGAAACATTAAACACCCTATTGCCAGAGTTCATTGAGGATATTGAGAAACCAAG GATACAATCAACACGGAGGAAGGAgattcaataa
- the LOC123969842 gene encoding solute carrier family 22 member 7-like, with protein sequence MRFENILADINGFGRFQIMIIVISFIGRFTLPCHFMLNNFIAAVPSHHCDISSLDVGGVFRNLSQAERLVVSIPLQEDGTPNSCQMFAEPQYHLLLNSSSITELPTVPCRTGWVYDNTTFKSTLTSQWDLVCDRRGKNKATATIFFVGVMFGAMSFGSLSDRYGRRIMLLVSYVSAMIFAFASAFSTSYVMFAVLRFFTGFCITGIVIVSTVLSVEWVDIEHRKLVGVIDSLSWTFGNTVFAAIGYFVTDWRWLIVSVSSPLAFAIITWRWMPESARWLIANGKLEQAQMYLKKCAKMNQTEELIHTLKTETLSTIVTEKRDRAYSYLDLIRTPKMRKLALCTGILWFCVATSFYGISFNITGFWLNIYLTQFTYALIELPAKVTVYYLLDKIGRRGTEVGAMLMAGVCLGINIVVPTDMPVVRTVVAVFGKGFSSASFATVVLYSSELYPTVVRQNGMGYNSFMARLGVAVAPLILLLDEVWKNLPQLVLCSAAILGGVVARTLSETRNRCLPETIEDVEKQW encoded by the exons ATGAGGTTTGAGAACATCCTTGCCGATATAAACGGATTTGGAAGATTTCAGATAATGATCATTGTAATCAGCTTCATTGGCCGCTTCACACTGCCATGCCACTTCATGCTAAACAACTTCATAGCGGCTGTTCCCTCGCACCACTGTGACATCAGCTCTCTGGATGTCGGAGGTGTTTTTAGAAATTTATCCCAGGCAGAGAGGCTTGTGGTTAGTATTCCACTCCAGGAGGATGGGACACCAAACTCCTGTCAGATGTTTGCAGAGCCTCAGTATCATCTGCTGCTCAACTCCTCCAGCATTACTGAACTACCCACGGTGCCGTGCCGGACTGGATGGGTGTACGATAATACCACCTTCAAGTCTACTCTGACCTCACAG TGGGACCTGGTGTGTGATagaagagggaaaaacaaaGCAACTGCTACTATCTTCTTTGTTGGAGTGATGTTTGGAGCCATGTCCTTTGGAAGTCTCAGTGACAG GTATGGCCGAAGGATCATGCTGCTGGTGTCGTATGTGTCTGCAATGATCTTTGCTTTTGCAAGTGCTTTTTCTACATCCTACGTGATGTTTGCAGTGCTGAGGTTCTTCACTGGGTTTTGCATCACTGGCATCGTCATTGTCTCAACAGTCCTCA GTGTGGAGTGGGTGGACATAGAGCATAGGAAACTGGTGGGAGTGATCGACAGCTTGTCTTGGACATTTGGGAACACAGTATTCGCTGCTATTGGTTATTTTGTGACTGATTGGCGGTGGCTAATTGTTAGCGTCTCCTCACCTCTAGCCTTCGCCATCATCACCTGGAG GTGGATGCCAGAGTCGGCAAGGTGGCTCATTGCCAATGGAAAGCTGGAGCAAGCTCAGATGTATTTGAAAAAATGTGCCAAGATGAACCAAACAGAGGAGTTAATTCATACACTTAAAACAGAG ACACTATCCACTATTGTGACTGAGAAAAGAGATCGTGCCTATTCCTACCTTGATCTGATACGAACACCCAAAATGAGGAAACTTGCCCTATGTACTGGTATATTGTG GTTTTGTGTGGCAACTTCATTTTATGGCATCAGCTTCAACATCACAGGCTTTTGGCTCAATATCTATCTCACTCAGTTCACCTATGCTTTAATTGAGCTCCCGGCCAAAGTAACAGTTTACTACTTACTGGATAAGATTGGCAGGCGAGGCACTGAGGTGGGAGCTATGCTAATGGCTGGCGTCTGTCTTGGAATCAACATTGTAGTACCTACAG ATATGCCTGTAGTCAGAACAGTGGTAGCAGTCTTTGGAAAAGGGTTTTCTTCAGCATCCTTTGCAACTGTTGTGCTCTACAGTTCTGAGCTCTACCCCACTGTAGTAAG GCAGAATGGTATGGGCTACAACTCCTTCATGGCTCGACTTGGTGTCGCTGTGGCCCCTTTGATCCTCTTACTGGATGAGGTGTGGAAGAACCTTCCCCAGCTTGTCCTGTGCTCTGCGGCTATACTAGGGGGAGTAGTTGCAAGAACGTTGTCAGAGACACGCAATAGGTGCCTGCCAGAGACCATAGAGGATGTTGAAAAGCAGTGGTAG
- the LOC123969855 gene encoding pre-mRNA-splicing factor ATP-dependent RNA helicase DHX15, protein MSKRHRLDLGDDYSTSKKRSEGRDRDRDRDREDRSKDRERDRDRDRDRDRDPKPSSVPSNSTAPEPILQPLKQMAMHQQINPFTNLPHTPRYYEILKKRLQLPVWEYKERFSDIITRHQSFVLVGETGSGKTTQIPQWCVDMVRGLPGPKRAVACTQPRRVAAMSVAQRVADEMDVMLGQEVGYSIRFEDCSSAKTILKYMTDGMLLREAMNDPLLERYGVIILDEAHERTLATDILMGVLKEVVRQRADLKVIVMSATLDAGKFQVYFDNCPLLTIPGRTHPVEIFYTPEPERDYLEAAIRTVIQIHMCEEDEGDCLLFLTGQEEIDEACKRIKREVDDLGPEVGDIKIIPLYSTLPPQQQQRIFEPPPPRKPNGAIGRKVVVSTNIAETSLTIDGVVFVIDPGFAKQKVYNPRIRVESLLVTAISKASAQQRAGRAGRTRPGKCFRLYTEKAYKTEMQDNTYPEILRSNLGSVVLQLKKLGIDDLVHFDFMDPPAPETLMRALELLNYLAALNDDGDLTELGSMMAEFPLDPQLAKMVIASCEFNCSNEILSITAMLSVPQCFVRPTEAKKAADESKMRFAHIDGDHLTLLNVYHAFKQNHESNQWCYDNFVNYRSLMSADNVRQQLSRIMDRFNLPRRSTEFTSRDYYINIRRALCTGFFMQVAHLERTGHYLTVKDNQVVQLHPSTVLDHKPEWVLYNEFVLTTKNYIRTCTDIKPEWLVKIAPQYYEMSNFPQCEAKRQLERIISKLESKEYSQY, encoded by the exons GAGAGACAGGGACCGTGATAGAGACCGCGAGGACCGCTCCAAGGACAGGGAACGAGATAGGGACAGGGACAGAGACCGGGACAGAGACCCGAAGCCTTCCAGTGTCCCGTCTAACAGCACAGCACCGGAGCCAATCTTGCAGCCTCTCAAGCAAATGGCCATGCACCAGCAGATCAACCCATTCACCAACCTGCCGCACACGCCGCGCTACTACGAGATCTTGAAGAAGAGGTTACAGCTTCCAGTGTGGGAGTATAAGGAGAGGTTCAGCGACATCATCACGCGTCATCAGAGCTTTGTCCTTGTTGGAGAGACTGGCTCCGGGAAAACAACACAG ATCCCGCAGTGGTGTGTGGACATGGTGAGGGGCTTACCTGGACCTAAGCGTGCGGTCGCCTGCACTCAGCCCAGGAGAGTGGCGGCTATGAGTGTGGCTCAAAGGGTGGCAGATGAAATGGACGTCATGCTTGGACAGGAAGTGGGCTACTCCATCCGATTTGAGGACTGTAGTTCTGCCAAGACTATACTCAA gTACATGACAGATGGTATGTTACTAAGAGAGGCGATGAATGACCCGCTACTGGAGCGATACGGTGTGATCATTCTGGACGAGGCCCACGAGCGAACTCTGGCCACAGATATCCTGATGGGAGTACTCAAGGAGGTGGTGCGTCAAAGAGCGGATCTGAAG GTGATCGTCATGAGTGCCACGCTAGATGCTGGGAAGTTCCAGGTGTACTTCGACAACTGTCCTCTCCTGACTATTCCCGGGCGTACACACCCTGTAGAGATTTTCTACACTCCTGAACCAGAGCGAGACTACCTTGAGGCAGCCATCCGCACCGTCATCCAAATTCATATGTGCGAGGAAGATGAAGGTGACTGCCTTCTCTTTCTCACTGGTCAAGAG GAAATTGATGAGGCCTGCAAGCGGATCAAACGTGAGGTAGATGACCTTGGACCTGAAGTCGGAGACATCAAAATCATTCCACTGTATTCCACATTGccaccacagcagcagcaaaggATCTTTGAGCCGCCTCCTCCAAGAAAGCCCAATGGTGCAATAGGAAGAAag GTTGTTGTTTCGACAAACATTGCTGAGACTTCTCTAACAATTGATGGTGTGGTGTTCGTCATTGATCCTGGCTTTGCCAAACAAAAG GTTTACAATCCCCGTATCAGAGTTGAGTCTCTTCTTGTCACAGCCATAAGTAAAGCTTCTGCCCAGCAGAGGGCAGGACGAGCCGGGAGAACACGTCCAGGGAAATGTTTCCGCCTCTACACAGAGAAGGCCTACAAAACAGAAATGCAG GATAACACATACCCTGAGATTCTTCGATCCAACTTGGGATCTGttgtgctgcagctgaaaaagcTAGGTATTGATGACCTTGTGCACTTTGACTTCATGGATCCACCAG CTCCTGAGACACTGATGAGGGCCCTCGAGCTGCTGAATTACCTGGCAGCTCTCAACGATGACGGTGACCTGACAGAGCTGGGCTCCATGATGGCAGAGTTTCCTCTGGACCCCCAGCTGGCTAAGATGGTCATTGCCAGCTGCGAGTTTAACTGCTCTAACGAGATCCTTTCCATTACTGCTATGCTGTCAG TCCCACAGTGTTTTGTCCGCCCCACGGAGGCTAAGAAGGCAGCAGACGAGTCCAAGATGAGGTTTGCTCACATCGACGGAGACCACTTGACGCTGCTTAACGTCTACCACGCCTTCAAACAAA ACCACGAGTCTAACCAGTGGTGCTATGACAACTTTGTCAACTACCGTTCACTGATGTCTGCGGACAACGTGCGGCAGCAGCTGTCCAGGATCATGGACCGCTTCAACCTGCCCCGCCGGAGCACTGAGTTCACCAGCAGAGATTACTACATCAACATCCGCCGAGCTCTCTGCACCGGCTTCTTCATGCAG GTGGCTCATTTGGAGCGCACAGGTCATTACCTCACAGTCAAAGACAACCAAGTGGTCCAACTCCACCCATCTACAGTTCTGGACCACAAGCCTGAGTGGGTGCTCTACAATGAATTTGTCCTCACCACCAAAAACTACATCCGCACTTGCACAGACATCAAACCAGAGTG GCTGGTGAAGATTGCACCCCAGTACTATGAAATGAGTAACTTCCCACAATGTGAAGCTAAAAGACAGTTGGAGCGAATAATTTCCAAACTAGAGAGCAAGGAGTACTCTCAGTACTGA
- the LOC123969638 gene encoding solute carrier family 22 member 7-like encodes MKFENMLAEVDGFGRFQLRTILLMVIPRVTLPFHFLLNNFIAAVPSHHCDISSLDDGGIFRNLSQAERLVVSIPLQDDGTPNSCQMFAEPQYHLLLNSSNITALPTVPCQTGWVYDNTTFKSTLATEWDLVCDQRRLNRATATIFFMGVMLGAAVFGYLSDRFGRRRMLLVSYMTTTFFGFASAFSYNLSMFSAMRFLTGFGISGISIITVVLCIEWVDIKHRTAVGVFMSIDWSICTALLPVVAYFVNDWRYLTTTVTTPLFLAMISWWWLPESARWLISNGKISSAHFYLNMCAKVNGREQFVADLQPEILSKVILVEDENRKYSYLDLVRTPKMRRVALLTGIVWFGVACTYYGISFNVTGFGVNIYLTQFIYGAIEIPAKVFIFFTLHKIGRRWNQAGTLVLSGLCIFCNMFISQDKGPFRTAVGALGKMFAEAAFTTVFLYTTELYPTVMRQNGLGYTSFMARIGVSVSPLIILLEEVWDHLPSTIFSLVALVGGLAASFLPETHNIRLPETIEDVEQTRRRSISTSEDKSPH; translated from the exons ATGAAGTTTGAGAATATGCTGGCAGAGGTGGATGGCTTTGGGAGATTCCAATTAAGGACGATCCTCTTGATGGTAATTCCCCGTGTGACTTTGCCTTTTCACTTTCTGCTGAATAATTTCATAGCGGCTGTTCCCTCTCACCACTGCGACATCAGCTCTCTGGATGACGGAGGTATTTTTAGAAATTTATCCCAAGCAGAGAGGCTTGTTGTTAGTATTCCACTACAGGATGATGGGACTCCAAACTCGTGTCAGATGTTTGCAGAGCCTCAATATCATCTGCTGCTCAACTCCTCCAACATTACTGCCCTACCCACAGTGCCGTGCCAGACTGGATGGGTGTATGATAACACCACCTTCAAGTCTACTCTGGCCACAGAG TGGGATCTGGTTTGTGATCAGAGAAGATTGAACAGAGCCACGGCCACTATCTTCTTCATGGGAGTCATGCTTGGAGCGGCAGTATTTGGCTATCTTAGTGACAG ATTTGGCAGAAGAAGAATGCTTCTGGTGTCCTACATGACAACCACCTTCTTTGGATTTGCAAGTGCTTTCTCATATAATTTGTCCATGTTTTCTGCCATGAGGTTCTTAACTGGATTTGGTATTTCTGGAATAAGTATAATCACCGTGGTCCttt GTATTGAATGGGTGGACATAAAGCATCGCACTGCAGTGGGCGTTTTTATGAGCATTGACTGGAGTATTTGTACTGCTTTGCTACCTGTTGTGGCCTATTTTGTGAATGACTGGAGGTACCTCACCACCACAGTAACCACCCCACTGTTTCTGGCAATGATCTCTTGGTg GTGGCTCCCTGAGTCTGCCAGATGGCTGATAAGTAACGGAAAGATCAGCAGTGCTCATTTTTACCTGAACATGTGTGCAAAAGTCAACGGCAGAGAGCAGTTTGTGGCGGACCTACAGCCGGAG ATTCTGTCCAAGGTAATACTTGTAGAAgatgaaaatagaaaatattccTATTTGGACCTTGTGAGGACTCCCAAAATGAGGAGAGTGGCCCTACTTACAGGCATTGTATG GTTTGGAGTGGCCTGTACGTATTACGGAATCAGCTTCAATGTCACTGGATTTGGTGTGAACATTTATCTCACGCAGTTCATCTATGGCGCAATTGAAATTCCTGCAAAAGTCTTCATCTTTTTCACCTTGCACAAAATTGGCCGCAGGTGGAATCAGGCCGGGACGCTTGTTTTGTCTGGACTGTGTATATTCTGCAACATGTTTATCTCACAAG ATAAGGGGCCATTTCGGACAGCTGTGGGAGCTTTGGGCAAGATGTTCGCAGAGGCAGCTTTCACAACTGTATTTCTGTACACAACAGAGCTTTACCCCACAGTAATGAG GCAAAATGGATTGGGTTACACCTCCTTCATGGCCCGTATAGGCGTGTCTGTATCCCCCCTGATCATACTTCTTGAAGAAGTGTGGGACCATCTGCCAAGTACTATTTTCTCCCTGGTGGCTCTTGTTGGAGGGCTGGCAGCCTCTTTTCTCCCTGAGACACATAACATCCGTCTGCCAGAGACTATTGAGGATGTGGAACAGACAAG AAGAAGATCAATCTCCACATCTGAGGATAAGTCTCCACACTGA